In Phacochoerus africanus isolate WHEZ1 chromosome 14, ROS_Pafr_v1, whole genome shotgun sequence, one genomic interval encodes:
- the LOC125113799 gene encoding keratin, high-sulfur matrix protein, B2D-like, translating into MCCSTSFCGFPICSTGGTCGSSCCQPSCSQTSCCPSTCSQTSCCQPPCVQTSCCPPPCVQTSCCQPTCVQTSCCQTSGCEIGSGIGSGIGSGQEGSSGAQSYRIRWCRPDCRVEGTVLPPCCVVSCTSPTCCQLHHAQASCCRPSYCGQSCCLPACCCPCSEPTCCEPTC; encoded by the coding sequence ATGTGCTGTTCCACGAGCTTCTGTGGATTTCCCATCTGTTCCACCGGTGGGACCTGTGGCTCCAGCTGCTGCCAGCCAAGCTGCTCCCAGACTAGCTGCTGCCCGTCAACCTGTAGCCAGACCAGCTGCTGCCAGCCACCCTGCGTCCAGACCAGCTGCTGCCCGCCACCCTGCGTCCAGACCAGCTGCTGCCAGCCAACCTGTGTCCAGACCAGCTGCTGCCAGACCAGTGGCTGTGAGATCGGCAGTGGCATTGGCAGTGGCATTGGCTCTGGCCAGGAGGGTAGCAGTGGAGCTCAGAGCTACCGCATCAGGTGGTGCCGCCCTGACTGCCGTGTGGAGGGCACCGTCCTGCCACCTTGCTGCGTGGTGAGCTGCACGTCCCCCACCTGCTGCCAGCTGCACCACGCCCAGGCCTCCTGCTGCCGCCCCTCCTACTGTGGGCAGTCCTGCTGCCTGCCAGCCTGCTGCTGCCCGTGCTCTGAGCCCACCTGCTGTGAGCCCACCTGCTAA